The Miscanthus floridulus cultivar M001 unplaced genomic scaffold, ASM1932011v1 os_2412_1_2, whole genome shotgun sequence genome contains a region encoding:
- the LOC136534931 gene encoding uncharacterized protein isoform X2, which produces MGLPQPSTVKDDAPTALHTSTSCPPHFGGVSACDLDGLPAGRSSSRVLSYPLIGDFNRKTTLDGSDESNGCSNDNHEFEHADLRGLNIDSRDGNSRSFPKLVPSVHMPARRVVGFDSGCGGSDGTETNMVDSSLVNSNCHLPFDQHELQARKRLLSPLKNVLPKQFNGDVLNLSSGDSRFRHSDSADKLYSTGSHDNKKANTGCLNSFETRDTPTSRCSSWSPEWDVTRSNSNSFTDGPLLGSKDSVSYYDHLAASAKLAHSPLSLSPLSPKYMNKIKVSGSQRSIMKDLENDFLDLKETGGSDGARMDVSKGTNLLHDELEVMPPKWSSLRRYRNWGPESSPTSPRPTSPRIGYGRSLSLHTIDGFLAVLNVTGGSFFPTTQKLPFSVTSIDEDSSLLYYSSIDLAGRLPSNNSKSPKIQRSYRNNDSRSAKSRLRIPVKGRIQLVVSNPEKTPLHTFFCNYELSDMPSGTKTFMRQKVTLSPPVLHSNPVEEGSKTCNVNVGPKSSQSVSCGSEPIERRTLCSECCGGGQNCNSNDESEKGDPKTRCRSLDSDSNESNKSSSRGNKKDHSDSDGCCCQMNKFGIGEEQSCCSPSKINDSSGGAVLRYALHLRFLCPSKKSSKSMLRCKSDPSSAPYSNNTVPEEERRFYLYNDLRVVFPQRHSDADEGELRVEHDFPADPKYFDMSN; this is translated from the exons ATGGGTTTACCCCAACCTTCGACAGTCAAGGATGATGCGCCAACAGCATTGCACACCTCTACTTCTTGTCCTCCACATTTTGGAGGAGTTAGTGCCTGCGATTTGGATGGGCTTCCTGCGGGAAGGTCTAGCAGCAGGGTGCTTTCGTACCCATTGATAGGTGATTTTAATAGAAAGACCACATTAGATGGTTCGGATGAATCAAATGGGTGTTCTAATGACAATCATGAATTTGAACATGCAGACCTCCGTGGACTAAATATTGATTCAAGGGATGGAAATTCTAGATCTTTTCCTAAATTGGTGCCTTCTGTCCACATGCCGGCAAGAAGGGTTGTGGGCTTTGATTCTGGTTGTGGAGGTTCTGATGGAACAGAAACGAATATGGTCGATTCATCTTTGGTCAACAGTAATTGCCATTTGCCATTTGATCAGCATGAACTCCAGGCAAGGAAAAGACTGCTCTCTCCATTGAAAAATGTGCTCCCTAAACAGTTCAATGGTGATGTGCTCAATCTTTCTTCTGGTGATTCTAGATTTAGGCATTCTGATTCAGCCGATAAACTATACAGTACTGGCTCCCATGATAATAAAAAAGCCAACACAGGATGCCTCAATTCTTTTGAAACACGGGATACTCCAACCTCTAGGTGCTCCAGCTGGAGCCCAGAATGGGATGTTACTAGGagcaattctaattcattcactgaTGGTCCTTTACTTGGGAGCAAGGATTCTGTATCCTATTATGATCATCTAGCAGCTAGTGCAAAATTAGCACACTCTCCGCTTTCTCTGTCTCCTCTCAGCCCTAAATATATGAACAAAATTAAGGTGTCAGGATCTCAAAGATCTATAATGAAAGATCTTGAGAATGACTTCCTAGATTTAAAGGAAACTGGAGGTTCTGACGGAGCTAGGATGGATGTATCAAAAGGAACTAACTTGTTACATGATGAACTTGAAGTTATGCCACCTAAATGGAGTTCATTGAGAAGATACAGAAATTGGGGCCCTGAATCTTCCCCTACATCTCCCCGACCTACATCTCCTCGAATTGGTTATGGTCGGAGTTTGTCTTTGCAT ACAATTGATGGTTTCTTAGCTGTTTTAAATGTCACTGGTGGTAGTTTCTTCCCTACAACTCAGAAACTTCCATTCTCAGTAACAAGCATCGATGAGGATAGCTCCTTATTGTACTATTCTTCTATTGATCTTGCCGGGAGGTTGCCTTCGAATAACAGCAAAAGCCCGAAGATCCAAAGAAGCTACCGTAACAATGATTCACGATCAGCAAAGAGTCGTTTACGCATCCCTGTTAAGGGTCGCATACAACTG GTGGTGAGCAACCCAGAGAAGACTCCACTTCATACTTTCTTCTGCAACTATGAATTGAGTGACATGCCTTCTGGAACCAAG ACTTTCATGCGGCAAAAGGTCACACTCTCCCCCCCTGTCTTACACTCTAATCCAGTGGAAGAAGGAAGCAAGACTTGCAATGTTAATGTTGGGCCCAAGTCTTCTCAGTCAGTTTCATGTGGAAGTGAACCTATTGAACGGAGAACTCTATGTTCTGAAT gctgtggcggtggacaGAACTGCAACTCAAATGACGAATCAGAAAAAGGAGATCCAAAAACAAGATGTCGATCATTGGATAGTGATTCTAATGAATCAAATAAGTCTAGTTCTCGTGGAAATAAGAAAGACCATTCTGATTCTGATGGTTGCTGCTGTCAAATGAATAAGTTTGGCATAGGAGAAGAGCAATCATGCTGCTCACCTTCTAAGATCAACGATAGTTCAGGTGGAGCTGTGCTTCGATATGCTTTGCACCTTCGATTTCTGTGCCCCTCCAAGAAATCCTCGAAATCAATGCTTCGGTGCAAATCTGATCCATCATCGGCACCATATAGCAACAATACAGTACCCGAGGAAGAGCGGAGGTTCTAtctctacaatgatcttagagtTGTATTTCCTCAAAGGCACTCAGATGCAGATGAAGGCGAG CTGCGAGTGGAGCATGACTTCCCCGCCGATCCCAAGTACTTTGACATGAGCAACTGA
- the LOC136534931 gene encoding uncharacterized protein isoform X1, whose product MGLPQPSTVKDDAPTALHTSTSCPPHFGGVSACDLDGLPAGRSSSRVLSYPLIGDFNRKTTLDGSDESNGCSNDNHEFEHADLRGLNIDSRDGNSRSFPKLVPSVHMPARRVVGFDSGCGGSDGTETNMVDSSLVNSNCHLPFDQHELQARKRLLSPLKNVLPKQFNGDVLNLSSGDSRFRHSDSADKLYSTGSHDNKKANTGCLNSFETRDTPTSRCSSWSPEWDVTRSNSNSFTDGPLLGSKDSVSYYDHLAASAKLAHSPLSLSPLSPKYMNKIKVSGSQRSIMKDLENDFLDLKETGGSDGARMDVSKGTNLLHDELEVMPPKWSSLRRYRNWGPESSPTSPRPTSPRIGYGRSLSLHVRRSLVGSFEESLLSGRYSYGKDSQTIDGFLAVLNVTGGSFFPTTQKLPFSVTSIDEDSSLLYYSSIDLAGRLPSNNSKSPKIQRSYRNNDSRSAKSRLRIPVKGRIQLVVSNPEKTPLHTFFCNYELSDMPSGTKTFMRQKVTLSPPVLHSNPVEEGSKTCNVNVGPKSSQSVSCGSEPIERRTLCSECCGGGQNCNSNDESEKGDPKTRCRSLDSDSNESNKSSSRGNKKDHSDSDGCCCQMNKFGIGEEQSCCSPSKINDSSGGAVLRYALHLRFLCPSKKSSKSMLRCKSDPSSAPYSNNTVPEEERRFYLYNDLRVVFPQRHSDADEGELRVEHDFPADPKYFDMSN is encoded by the exons ATGGGTTTACCCCAACCTTCGACAGTCAAGGATGATGCGCCAACAGCATTGCACACCTCTACTTCTTGTCCTCCACATTTTGGAGGAGTTAGTGCCTGCGATTTGGATGGGCTTCCTGCGGGAAGGTCTAGCAGCAGGGTGCTTTCGTACCCATTGATAGGTGATTTTAATAGAAAGACCACATTAGATGGTTCGGATGAATCAAATGGGTGTTCTAATGACAATCATGAATTTGAACATGCAGACCTCCGTGGACTAAATATTGATTCAAGGGATGGAAATTCTAGATCTTTTCCTAAATTGGTGCCTTCTGTCCACATGCCGGCAAGAAGGGTTGTGGGCTTTGATTCTGGTTGTGGAGGTTCTGATGGAACAGAAACGAATATGGTCGATTCATCTTTGGTCAACAGTAATTGCCATTTGCCATTTGATCAGCATGAACTCCAGGCAAGGAAAAGACTGCTCTCTCCATTGAAAAATGTGCTCCCTAAACAGTTCAATGGTGATGTGCTCAATCTTTCTTCTGGTGATTCTAGATTTAGGCATTCTGATTCAGCCGATAAACTATACAGTACTGGCTCCCATGATAATAAAAAAGCCAACACAGGATGCCTCAATTCTTTTGAAACACGGGATACTCCAACCTCTAGGTGCTCCAGCTGGAGCCCAGAATGGGATGTTACTAGGagcaattctaattcattcactgaTGGTCCTTTACTTGGGAGCAAGGATTCTGTATCCTATTATGATCATCTAGCAGCTAGTGCAAAATTAGCACACTCTCCGCTTTCTCTGTCTCCTCTCAGCCCTAAATATATGAACAAAATTAAGGTGTCAGGATCTCAAAGATCTATAATGAAAGATCTTGAGAATGACTTCCTAGATTTAAAGGAAACTGGAGGTTCTGACGGAGCTAGGATGGATGTATCAAAAGGAACTAACTTGTTACATGATGAACTTGAAGTTATGCCACCTAAATGGAGTTCATTGAGAAGATACAGAAATTGGGGCCCTGAATCTTCCCCTACATCTCCCCGACCTACATCTCCTCGAATTGGTTATGGTCGGAGTTTGTCTTTGCATGTAAGGAGGTCACTCGTTGGCTCCTTTGAGGAGTCCCTTTTATCTGGTCGATACTCGTATGGAAAAGACAGTCAG ACAATTGATGGTTTCTTAGCTGTTTTAAATGTCACTGGTGGTAGTTTCTTCCCTACAACTCAGAAACTTCCATTCTCAGTAACAAGCATCGATGAGGATAGCTCCTTATTGTACTATTCTTCTATTGATCTTGCCGGGAGGTTGCCTTCGAATAACAGCAAAAGCCCGAAGATCCAAAGAAGCTACCGTAACAATGATTCACGATCAGCAAAGAGTCGTTTACGCATCCCTGTTAAGGGTCGCATACAACTG GTGGTGAGCAACCCAGAGAAGACTCCACTTCATACTTTCTTCTGCAACTATGAATTGAGTGACATGCCTTCTGGAACCAAG ACTTTCATGCGGCAAAAGGTCACACTCTCCCCCCCTGTCTTACACTCTAATCCAGTGGAAGAAGGAAGCAAGACTTGCAATGTTAATGTTGGGCCCAAGTCTTCTCAGTCAGTTTCATGTGGAAGTGAACCTATTGAACGGAGAACTCTATGTTCTGAAT gctgtggcggtggacaGAACTGCAACTCAAATGACGAATCAGAAAAAGGAGATCCAAAAACAAGATGTCGATCATTGGATAGTGATTCTAATGAATCAAATAAGTCTAGTTCTCGTGGAAATAAGAAAGACCATTCTGATTCTGATGGTTGCTGCTGTCAAATGAATAAGTTTGGCATAGGAGAAGAGCAATCATGCTGCTCACCTTCTAAGATCAACGATAGTTCAGGTGGAGCTGTGCTTCGATATGCTTTGCACCTTCGATTTCTGTGCCCCTCCAAGAAATCCTCGAAATCAATGCTTCGGTGCAAATCTGATCCATCATCGGCACCATATAGCAACAATACAGTACCCGAGGAAGAGCGGAGGTTCTAtctctacaatgatcttagagtTGTATTTCCTCAAAGGCACTCAGATGCAGATGAAGGCGAG CTGCGAGTGGAGCATGACTTCCCCGCCGATCCCAAGTACTTTGACATGAGCAACTGA
- the LOC136534931 gene encoding uncharacterized protein isoform X4, translating into MGLPQPSTVKDDAPTALHTSTSCPPHFGGVSACDLDGLPAGRSSSRVLSYPLIGDFNRKTTLDGSDESNGCSNDNHEFEHADLRGLNIDSRDGNSRSFPKLVPSVHMPARRVVGFDSGCGGSDGTETNMVDSSLVNSNCHLPFDQHELQTIDGFLAVLNVTGGSFFPTTQKLPFSVTSIDEDSSLLYYSSIDLAGRLPSNNSKSPKIQRSYRNNDSRSAKSRLRIPVKGRIQLVVSNPEKTPLHTFFCNYELSDMPSGTKTFMRQKVTLSPPVLHSNPVEEGSKTCNVNVGPKSSQSVSCGSEPIERRTLCSECCGGGQNCNSNDESEKGDPKTRCRSLDSDSNESNKSSSRGNKKDHSDSDGCCCQMNKFGIGEEQSCCSPSKINDSSGGAVLRYALHLRFLCPSKKSSKSMLRCKSDPSSAPYSNNTVPEEERRFYLYNDLRVVFPQRHSDADEGELRVEHDFPADPKYFDMSN; encoded by the exons ATGGGTTTACCCCAACCTTCGACAGTCAAGGATGATGCGCCAACAGCATTGCACACCTCTACTTCTTGTCCTCCACATTTTGGAGGAGTTAGTGCCTGCGATTTGGATGGGCTTCCTGCGGGAAGGTCTAGCAGCAGGGTGCTTTCGTACCCATTGATAGGTGATTTTAATAGAAAGACCACATTAGATGGTTCGGATGAATCAAATGGGTGTTCTAATGACAATCATGAATTTGAACATGCAGACCTCCGTGGACTAAATATTGATTCAAGGGATGGAAATTCTAGATCTTTTCCTAAATTGGTGCCTTCTGTCCACATGCCGGCAAGAAGGGTTGTGGGCTTTGATTCTGGTTGTGGAGGTTCTGATGGAACAGAAACGAATATGGTCGATTCATCTTTGGTCAACAGTAATTGCCATTTGCCATTTGATCAGCATGAACTCCAG ACAATTGATGGTTTCTTAGCTGTTTTAAATGTCACTGGTGGTAGTTTCTTCCCTACAACTCAGAAACTTCCATTCTCAGTAACAAGCATCGATGAGGATAGCTCCTTATTGTACTATTCTTCTATTGATCTTGCCGGGAGGTTGCCTTCGAATAACAGCAAAAGCCCGAAGATCCAAAGAAGCTACCGTAACAATGATTCACGATCAGCAAAGAGTCGTTTACGCATCCCTGTTAAGGGTCGCATACAACTG GTGGTGAGCAACCCAGAGAAGACTCCACTTCATACTTTCTTCTGCAACTATGAATTGAGTGACATGCCTTCTGGAACCAAG ACTTTCATGCGGCAAAAGGTCACACTCTCCCCCCCTGTCTTACACTCTAATCCAGTGGAAGAAGGAAGCAAGACTTGCAATGTTAATGTTGGGCCCAAGTCTTCTCAGTCAGTTTCATGTGGAAGTGAACCTATTGAACGGAGAACTCTATGTTCTGAAT gctgtggcggtggacaGAACTGCAACTCAAATGACGAATCAGAAAAAGGAGATCCAAAAACAAGATGTCGATCATTGGATAGTGATTCTAATGAATCAAATAAGTCTAGTTCTCGTGGAAATAAGAAAGACCATTCTGATTCTGATGGTTGCTGCTGTCAAATGAATAAGTTTGGCATAGGAGAAGAGCAATCATGCTGCTCACCTTCTAAGATCAACGATAGTTCAGGTGGAGCTGTGCTTCGATATGCTTTGCACCTTCGATTTCTGTGCCCCTCCAAGAAATCCTCGAAATCAATGCTTCGGTGCAAATCTGATCCATCATCGGCACCATATAGCAACAATACAGTACCCGAGGAAGAGCGGAGGTTCTAtctctacaatgatcttagagtTGTATTTCCTCAAAGGCACTCAGATGCAGATGAAGGCGAG CTGCGAGTGGAGCATGACTTCCCCGCCGATCCCAAGTACTTTGACATGAGCAACTGA
- the LOC136534931 gene encoding uncharacterized protein isoform X3, whose translation MGLPQPSTVKDDAPTALHTSTSCPPHFGGVSACDLDGLPAGRSSSRVLSYPLIDLRGLNIDSRDGNSRSFPKLVPSVHMPARRVVGFDSGCGGSDGTETNMVDSSLVNSNCHLPFDQHELQARKRLLSPLKNVLPKQFNGDVLNLSSGDSRFRHSDSADKLYSTGSHDNKKANTGCLNSFETRDTPTSRCSSWSPEWDVTRSNSNSFTDGPLLGSKDSVSYYDHLAASAKLAHSPLSLSPLSPKYMNKIKVSGSQRSIMKDLENDFLDLKETGGSDGARMDVSKGTNLLHDELEVMPPKWSSLRRYRNWGPESSPTSPRPTSPRIGYGRSLSLHVRRSLVGSFEESLLSGRYSYGKDSQTIDGFLAVLNVTGGSFFPTTQKLPFSVTSIDEDSSLLYYSSIDLAGRLPSNNSKSPKIQRSYRNNDSRSAKSRLRIPVKGRIQLVVSNPEKTPLHTFFCNYELSDMPSGTKTFMRQKVTLSPPVLHSNPVEEGSKTCNVNVGPKSSQSVSCGSEPIERRTLCSECCGGGQNCNSNDESEKGDPKTRCRSLDSDSNESNKSSSRGNKKDHSDSDGCCCQMNKFGIGEEQSCCSPSKINDSSGGAVLRYALHLRFLCPSKKSSKSMLRCKSDPSSAPYSNNTVPEEERRFYLYNDLRVVFPQRHSDADEGELRVEHDFPADPKYFDMSN comes from the exons ATGGGTTTACCCCAACCTTCGACAGTCAAGGATGATGCGCCAACAGCATTGCACACCTCTACTTCTTGTCCTCCACATTTTGGAGGAGTTAGTGCCTGCGATTTGGATGGGCTTCCTGCGGGAAGGTCTAGCAGCAGGGTGCTTTCGTACCCATTGATAG ACCTCCGTGGACTAAATATTGATTCAAGGGATGGAAATTCTAGATCTTTTCCTAAATTGGTGCCTTCTGTCCACATGCCGGCAAGAAGGGTTGTGGGCTTTGATTCTGGTTGTGGAGGTTCTGATGGAACAGAAACGAATATGGTCGATTCATCTTTGGTCAACAGTAATTGCCATTTGCCATTTGATCAGCATGAACTCCAGGCAAGGAAAAGACTGCTCTCTCCATTGAAAAATGTGCTCCCTAAACAGTTCAATGGTGATGTGCTCAATCTTTCTTCTGGTGATTCTAGATTTAGGCATTCTGATTCAGCCGATAAACTATACAGTACTGGCTCCCATGATAATAAAAAAGCCAACACAGGATGCCTCAATTCTTTTGAAACACGGGATACTCCAACCTCTAGGTGCTCCAGCTGGAGCCCAGAATGGGATGTTACTAGGagcaattctaattcattcactgaTGGTCCTTTACTTGGGAGCAAGGATTCTGTATCCTATTATGATCATCTAGCAGCTAGTGCAAAATTAGCACACTCTCCGCTTTCTCTGTCTCCTCTCAGCCCTAAATATATGAACAAAATTAAGGTGTCAGGATCTCAAAGATCTATAATGAAAGATCTTGAGAATGACTTCCTAGATTTAAAGGAAACTGGAGGTTCTGACGGAGCTAGGATGGATGTATCAAAAGGAACTAACTTGTTACATGATGAACTTGAAGTTATGCCACCTAAATGGAGTTCATTGAGAAGATACAGAAATTGGGGCCCTGAATCTTCCCCTACATCTCCCCGACCTACATCTCCTCGAATTGGTTATGGTCGGAGTTTGTCTTTGCATGTAAGGAGGTCACTCGTTGGCTCCTTTGAGGAGTCCCTTTTATCTGGTCGATACTCGTATGGAAAAGACAGTCAG ACAATTGATGGTTTCTTAGCTGTTTTAAATGTCACTGGTGGTAGTTTCTTCCCTACAACTCAGAAACTTCCATTCTCAGTAACAAGCATCGATGAGGATAGCTCCTTATTGTACTATTCTTCTATTGATCTTGCCGGGAGGTTGCCTTCGAATAACAGCAAAAGCCCGAAGATCCAAAGAAGCTACCGTAACAATGATTCACGATCAGCAAAGAGTCGTTTACGCATCCCTGTTAAGGGTCGCATACAACTG GTGGTGAGCAACCCAGAGAAGACTCCACTTCATACTTTCTTCTGCAACTATGAATTGAGTGACATGCCTTCTGGAACCAAG ACTTTCATGCGGCAAAAGGTCACACTCTCCCCCCCTGTCTTACACTCTAATCCAGTGGAAGAAGGAAGCAAGACTTGCAATGTTAATGTTGGGCCCAAGTCTTCTCAGTCAGTTTCATGTGGAAGTGAACCTATTGAACGGAGAACTCTATGTTCTGAAT gctgtggcggtggacaGAACTGCAACTCAAATGACGAATCAGAAAAAGGAGATCCAAAAACAAGATGTCGATCATTGGATAGTGATTCTAATGAATCAAATAAGTCTAGTTCTCGTGGAAATAAGAAAGACCATTCTGATTCTGATGGTTGCTGCTGTCAAATGAATAAGTTTGGCATAGGAGAAGAGCAATCATGCTGCTCACCTTCTAAGATCAACGATAGTTCAGGTGGAGCTGTGCTTCGATATGCTTTGCACCTTCGATTTCTGTGCCCCTCCAAGAAATCCTCGAAATCAATGCTTCGGTGCAAATCTGATCCATCATCGGCACCATATAGCAACAATACAGTACCCGAGGAAGAGCGGAGGTTCTAtctctacaatgatcttagagtTGTATTTCCTCAAAGGCACTCAGATGCAGATGAAGGCGAG CTGCGAGTGGAGCATGACTTCCCCGCCGATCCCAAGTACTTTGACATGAGCAACTGA